In one Fodinicola acaciae genomic region, the following are encoded:
- a CDS encoding WD40/YVTN/BNR-like repeat-containing protein: MRRLDLEDGFAGVRAGVVERGALPELPAVRALGRRRRRHRHYAMSTLFVAVLAVVGLAGWSVPQVRHSLAAGQPRDVAAAVTLDRTVQLEQVVPVDRQITYALGRSNAERSWVLAVTSSGGVEWTGYQVPIVAFSAVTRMTVLTATTVRVSQLNKDTDVVTKDMGRSWQKVDYSLADPVPTQPPAWVVGPGVQTKGLTATDPATGVEHEFGGQHLSVQNGGYDAVSATDGSLWGFGPYGGKASGNPATVWVSRDRGRTWRDFTPRPDTPMRTGAVATYDGSVGYVAVDASDDLADGSKLYTTHDYGQHWTYVASTAQALTALELLADNRTLIGLLGDRQLSAGGKQVMAGTLVRSEDGGRTFRPVGQAALVPAALSGLTTTVGGGYAVILSGADPSSPERPAATVDRLNPQALFSPDGRSWTAAPVPPVAL; the protein is encoded by the coding sequence GTGAGGCGGTTGGACCTGGAGGACGGCTTCGCCGGTGTGCGGGCCGGCGTGGTGGAGCGGGGGGCGCTTCCGGAGCTGCCGGCGGTACGCGCATTGGGCCGCCGGCGGCGACGGCATCGGCACTATGCGATGTCGACGCTGTTTGTGGCCGTGCTGGCCGTGGTGGGGTTGGCCGGTTGGTCGGTGCCGCAGGTGCGGCACTCGCTGGCGGCCGGCCAGCCGCGTGACGTGGCCGCGGCCGTCACGCTCGACCGGACCGTACAGCTGGAGCAGGTCGTCCCGGTCGACCGGCAGATCACCTACGCGCTGGGACGCTCCAACGCCGAGCGGAGCTGGGTGCTCGCGGTGACCAGCAGCGGCGGCGTCGAGTGGACCGGCTACCAGGTGCCGATCGTGGCGTTCTCGGCGGTCACCAGGATGACCGTGCTGACCGCGACGACCGTACGGGTCTCGCAGCTCAACAAGGACACCGACGTGGTCACCAAGGACATGGGCCGGTCGTGGCAGAAGGTCGACTACTCGCTGGCCGATCCGGTGCCGACGCAGCCGCCGGCCTGGGTCGTCGGGCCCGGTGTGCAGACCAAGGGTTTGACCGCGACCGATCCGGCGACCGGAGTCGAGCACGAGTTCGGCGGCCAGCACCTGTCCGTGCAGAACGGCGGATACGACGCGGTGTCGGCCACCGACGGCTCGCTGTGGGGCTTCGGGCCGTACGGCGGCAAGGCCAGCGGCAACCCGGCCACCGTGTGGGTCAGCCGCGACCGCGGTCGCACCTGGCGCGACTTCACACCGCGACCGGACACGCCGATGCGCACCGGAGCGGTCGCCACGTACGACGGCTCGGTCGGCTACGTCGCGGTCGACGCCAGCGACGACCTGGCCGACGGCTCGAAGCTCTACACCACTCACGACTACGGCCAGCACTGGACGTATGTGGCGTCCACCGCGCAGGCGCTGACCGCGTTGGAGTTGCTGGCCGACAACCGTACGCTGATCGGCCTGCTCGGCGATCGCCAGCTGTCAGCCGGCGGGAAGCAGGTCATGGCCGGGACGCTGGTGCGGAGCGAGGACGGTGGCCGTACGTTCCGGCCGGTGGGGCAGGCGGCGTTGGTGCCAGCGGCGCTGAGCGGACTGACCACGACGGTCGGTGGTGGCTACGCGGTCATCCTGTCGGGCGCCGACCCGTCGTCGCCGGAGCGCCCGGCCGCGACGGTCGACCGGCTCAACCCGCAGGCCCTGTTCTCGCCGGACGGCCGGTCCTGGACGGCCGCTCCGGTGCCGCCGGTCGCTCTGTAG
- a CDS encoding RNA polymerase sigma factor, whose product MDERDGASTGEYGAEAVVERLYRECSRQLLVAAYALTGDLAEAEDAVQEAFVRAFARPGQVARADNPVAWMRIVTLNIARSRFRRKQRLNVLLRRVPAPDSEVPAADPDRIVLVETVRRLPQAQREVIALFYLADFSLEDVARTLKVSVNVVKSRLHRGRQALAKLMREQGIDIGTAAGTMRPPVERAVPETRLLVEGAGR is encoded by the coding sequence TTGGACGAGCGTGACGGCGCCTCAACCGGCGAGTACGGGGCCGAAGCGGTCGTTGAGCGGCTCTACCGGGAGTGCTCCCGGCAGCTGCTGGTGGCCGCGTACGCGCTGACCGGCGACCTGGCCGAGGCCGAGGACGCGGTGCAGGAGGCGTTCGTCCGCGCCTTCGCGCGTCCCGGCCAGGTCGCCAGGGCCGACAACCCGGTGGCCTGGATGCGGATCGTGACGCTGAACATCGCGCGCAGCCGGTTTCGCCGCAAGCAGCGGCTCAACGTGTTGCTGCGGCGCGTGCCGGCGCCGGACAGCGAGGTGCCGGCGGCCGACCCGGACCGGATCGTGCTGGTCGAGACGGTGCGGCGGCTGCCGCAGGCGCAGCGCGAGGTGATCGCGCTCTTCTATCTCGCGGACTTCTCCCTGGAAGACGTGGCCAGGACGCTCAAGGTCTCGGTCAACGTGGTGAAATCGCGGCTGCACAGGGGACGGCAGGCGCTCGCGAAGCTGATGCGCGAACAGGGGATCGACATCGGGACGGCGGCCGGCACCATGCGGCCACCGGTCGAGCGCGCCGTACCGGAGACACGGTTGTTGGTGGAGGGGGCCGGCAGGTGA
- a CDS encoding sialidase family protein — translation MNSSDFERGRTAVRERIKTPEFSSIVGESRRRRQRHQLGGAAAVAAIALAGGAVVATTHAFDHGGLAAAGPIAAQPWSLTTPSSILDEFPLGVGQAYAVLAVSGGASDPQRAALAHTTDGGQSWKAWEIPAKFRPRTYVQGGTMSFKNGKPYVYPDTSQPPVHLIGVTVLDENTVLSMTGLTRDGGRTWQEVPDAFGDPIDSAENGWVVVNRGDGRLVAIDPATGVQHLLRHQPDLELYTRPNGDKLVVPAKDGSLWVVGSARGRNDKAVAVSRDRGRTWSTHVFAGTGGAGDLWVATVDGEKVYVIRGTLVGRSDPVIRAESRDGGQTWSTFTPVAGLRIPMGLAVTPDGALLSADTRLAKDGNPVECPAVISRDGGRTFVANDKIGLARALVRTVTGGLAYTSSSQPHVPLSRLFSSDGSTFITVPKPPNSK, via the coding sequence GTGAACAGCAGTGACTTCGAGCGTGGTCGGACGGCCGTACGCGAGCGGATCAAGACTCCGGAGTTCTCGTCGATCGTCGGCGAAAGCCGTCGCCGGCGGCAGCGCCACCAGCTCGGTGGTGCGGCGGCGGTCGCGGCGATCGCGCTCGCCGGCGGCGCCGTTGTCGCGACCACGCACGCGTTCGACCACGGCGGTCTGGCGGCTGCGGGGCCGATCGCGGCCCAGCCATGGTCGCTGACAACCCCGTCGTCGATCCTTGACGAGTTTCCGCTCGGCGTGGGCCAGGCGTACGCCGTGCTTGCCGTTTCAGGGGGGGCGAGCGACCCGCAGCGTGCGGCGCTGGCGCACACGACGGACGGCGGACAGTCGTGGAAGGCATGGGAGATTCCGGCGAAGTTCCGGCCGCGGACCTACGTACAAGGCGGGACAATGTCCTTTAAAAACGGCAAACCCTATGTTTATCCAGATACGTCGCAGCCTCCGGTGCACCTCATCGGTGTGACGGTCCTGGATGAGAACACTGTGTTGTCTATGACCGGCCTCACGCGCGACGGTGGCCGCACCTGGCAGGAAGTCCCCGACGCGTTCGGAGATCCGATCGACTCCGCCGAGAACGGATGGGTGGTGGTCAACCGCGGCGACGGTCGACTGGTCGCGATCGATCCGGCGACCGGCGTCCAACACCTGTTGCGTCATCAGCCGGATCTTGAGCTCTACACCCGACCCAACGGCGACAAGCTCGTCGTTCCGGCGAAGGACGGTTCGCTGTGGGTGGTCGGCAGCGCGCGTGGCCGCAATGACAAGGCGGTCGCGGTGAGCCGCGACCGCGGCCGGACCTGGAGCACGCATGTCTTCGCAGGCACCGGCGGTGCCGGCGATCTGTGGGTCGCGACAGTGGACGGCGAGAAGGTGTACGTGATCCGCGGCACGCTGGTTGGCCGTTCCGATCCGGTCATCCGGGCCGAGAGTAGGGACGGCGGCCAGACCTGGAGCACGTTCACGCCGGTCGCCGGACTGCGGATTCCGATGGGCCTGGCTGTCACGCCGGACGGTGCGTTGCTCAGCGCCGACACGAGACTGGCAAAGGACGGCAATCCTGTCGAGTGTCCGGCGGTGATCAGCCGGGACGGTGGCCGGACCTTCGTGGCGAACGACAAGATTGGCCTGGCCAGAGCGCTCGTCCGTACGGTGACCGGCGGTTTGGCCTACACGTCCAGCAGCCAGCCGCATGTCCCGCTCAGTCGGCTGTTCTCCTCCGACGGTAGTACGTTCATCACCGTTCCAAAGCCGCCGAACAGCAAGTAG
- a CDS encoding RNA polymerase sigma factor — protein sequence MVEAEPAVEAVERLYREASGQLVLAAYALTGDLADAQDAVQEAFVKAFQRPSRVANADNPVAWMRTVTINIARGRYRRHRRLGVLLRRIPPDPAVPGLAPDRVAVLTAVSKLPSGQREAIALHYFADMSVEEIAVCLRTPAGTVKSRLSRGREALAGLLSDERPSGSDDSKTAYIGRTG from the coding sequence ATGGTCGAAGCAGAGCCCGCCGTCGAGGCGGTTGAGCGGCTGTATCGCGAGGCCAGTGGCCAGCTGGTGCTCGCCGCGTACGCGCTGACCGGCGACCTGGCCGACGCTCAGGACGCGGTGCAGGAGGCCTTCGTGAAGGCCTTCCAGCGTCCGTCGCGGGTGGCCAACGCCGACAACCCGGTCGCGTGGATGCGCACGGTGACGATCAACATCGCGCGCGGCCGTTATCGCCGGCACCGAAGACTTGGCGTGCTGTTACGCCGGATCCCGCCGGATCCGGCGGTACCCGGGCTCGCGCCGGACCGGGTCGCGGTGCTCACCGCGGTCTCCAAGCTGCCGTCCGGACAGCGCGAGGCGATCGCGCTGCACTATTTCGCCGACATGAGCGTCGAGGAGATCGCCGTCTGCCTCAGGACGCCGGCCGGCACGGTGAAGTCGCGGCTCAGCCGCGGCCGCGAGGCACTGGCCGGCCTGCTCAGCGACGAAAGGCCGAGCGGTTCCGACGATTCGAAGACCGCCTACATCGGGAGGACCGGATGA